From one Formosa sediminum genomic stretch:
- a CDS encoding DUF202 domain-containing protein yields the protein MVKEKDLNTPPALITRDWLAIERTKLANERTFLAYFRTFMVFLGTGLTIIKMHMFVQMEWFGIVLLIMAPIILAIGIFRLIKVRNIIREHYNV from the coding sequence ATGGTAAAAGAAAAAGACTTAAACACACCACCTGCTTTAATTACAAGAGATTGGTTAGCCATAGAGCGCACCAAACTAGCCAACGAACGTACATTTTTAGCTTATTTTAGAACTTTTATGGTGTTTTTAGGAACGGGATTAACTATTATTAAAATGCATATGTTTGTACAAATGGAATGGTTTGGAATTGTTTTATTAATTATGGCTCCAATAATTTTAGCCATAGGTATATTTAGATTAATAAAAGTTCGTAATATTATACGAGAGCATTACAATGTATAA